A genomic stretch from Spongiibacter nanhainus includes:
- the secD gene encoding protein translocase subunit SecD encodes MLNKYPLWKNLLILVVLAMGLLYAAPNLYRPDPAVQISGESSGAQIDQRLVNKASAALDAAAIEHFGEHAAEDGSSGLIRLYESDDQLRAQKVIQRALGDGYIVALNLASNTPDWLTKIGAQGMKLGLDLSGGVHFLLEVDTDTAIANRLENYSSSIKKKLREERVRGLISLDDQGVINGKFRTEENRDKAYSLIRKEFSDLTVERVDAGEGDSGFYLRALINETKRKEIENYAVGQNLTTLRNRVNELGVSEPLVQRQGRNRIVVELPGIQDTAEAKRILGKTANLEFRLEARYDAPVSERERFEFRNPGPGEPTAWLERDVVITGERVANAQASFDENGRPQVNITLDSEGGTLMHRMTRHNVNRRLGVLFIERKSRTRYEKDENGVEQVVRVPYDEKSIISLATIRDALGVQFRITGLDSPAESSELALLLRAGALAAPIDFVEERTVGPSLGAENIERGMKSVQLGLGLVALFMVVYYRLFGVISVVALGFNLVLVVGCMSILGATLTLPGIAGIVLTVGMAVDANVLIFSRIREELKGGAPPQQAIDSGYGRAFVTIIDANLTTLLVAVILYAVGTGPVKGFAVTLSLGIITSMFTAILLTRALVNLIYGGRRVSKLAI; translated from the coding sequence ATGTTGAACAAATATCCGCTGTGGAAGAATCTGCTGATTCTGGTGGTATTGGCGATGGGCTTGCTATACGCCGCCCCCAACCTTTACCGGCCAGACCCGGCGGTGCAGATTTCCGGCGAAAGCAGTGGTGCTCAGATCGATCAACGGTTGGTGAACAAGGCCTCTGCGGCCCTGGATGCCGCTGCCATTGAGCACTTTGGTGAGCACGCCGCTGAGGATGGCAGCAGCGGTCTGATACGGCTTTATGAGTCTGACGATCAGCTGCGGGCACAAAAGGTGATTCAGCGGGCCCTGGGGGACGGCTATATTGTGGCCCTGAATCTGGCCTCCAATACGCCGGACTGGCTGACCAAGATCGGCGCCCAGGGCATGAAGCTGGGGCTGGATTTGAGTGGCGGTGTGCACTTTCTGCTGGAGGTGGACACCGATACCGCCATTGCCAACCGGCTGGAAAACTACAGCTCCTCCATCAAAAAGAAATTGCGGGAAGAGCGGGTGCGGGGCCTGATCAGTCTTGATGATCAGGGCGTGATCAACGGTAAATTCCGCACCGAGGAAAATCGCGACAAAGCGTATTCGCTGATTCGCAAGGAATTTAGCGACCTCACGGTAGAGCGTGTCGATGCCGGGGAGGGTGATAGCGGTTTTTACCTGCGTGCATTGATCAACGAAACCAAGCGCAAGGAAATCGAGAATTACGCTGTGGGGCAAAACCTCACCACCCTGCGTAACCGGGTCAACGAGCTGGGGGTGTCGGAGCCGCTGGTGCAGCGCCAGGGCCGCAATCGCATCGTGGTGGAGTTGCCGGGGATTCAGGATACCGCCGAGGCCAAGCGCATACTGGGTAAAACCGCCAATCTGGAGTTTCGTCTGGAGGCGCGCTACGACGCGCCGGTGTCAGAGCGGGAGAGGTTTGAATTCCGTAACCCGGGGCCGGGGGAGCCCACCGCCTGGTTGGAGCGGGATGTGGTAATCACCGGGGAGCGGGTGGCCAACGCCCAGGCCAGTTTTGATGAAAACGGTCGTCCCCAGGTCAACATTACCCTGGACAGCGAAGGCGGCACCCTGATGCACCGGATGACGCGGCACAATGTGAATCGCCGGTTAGGGGTGCTGTTTATTGAGCGCAAAAGCCGTACCCGCTACGAAAAAGACGAAAACGGGGTCGAGCAGGTGGTGCGGGTTCCCTACGACGAGAAATCCATTATCAGTCTGGCCACCATCCGCGATGCGCTGGGCGTGCAGTTCCGTATTACCGGGCTGGACAGCCCCGCCGAGTCGTCAGAGCTGGCGCTACTGCTGCGGGCCGGCGCCTTGGCCGCACCCATCGACTTTGTGGAGGAGCGCACGGTAGGCCCCTCACTGGGGGCGGAAAACATCGAGCGCGGAATGAAGTCAGTGCAACTGGGCCTGGGCTTGGTGGCGCTGTTTATGGTGGTCTACTACCGCTTGTTTGGGGTGATTTCCGTGGTGGCTCTGGGCTTTAACCTAGTGCTGGTGGTGGGCTGTATGTCGATCCTGGGGGCCACGCTGACCCTGCCGGGTATTGCCGGCATCGTGCTCACCGTCGGTATGGCGGTGGATGCCAACGTACTGATTTTCTCGCGAATACGGGAAGAGCTTAAAGGCGGGGCGCCGCCTCAGCAGGCCATCGACTCCGGCTATGGTCGGGCCTTTGTCACCATCATCGATGCCAACCTCACCACCTTGCTAGTGGCGGTGATTCTCTACGCGGTGGGCACCGGGCCGGTGAAAGGCTTTGCAGTGACGCTGTCGCTGGGGATTATCACCTCGATGTTTACCGCCATTCTACTTACCCGCGCACTGGTGAACCTGATCTACGGCGGTCGCCGGGTCAGCAAGCTGGCGATATAA
- the secF gene encoding protein translocase subunit SecF — MTEQTHIVRFMSWRKLAAGLSILMLLGAIASLTFKQLNFGLDFTGGTLIEVLYEEPVPLPEVRQTLASEGFEDAIVVYFGSDTDVLVRLPQGLSPSLGDQVLSALQSNAEGDVELLRIEFVGPQVGEELREQGGLAVLLALMVVLIYVAMRFQLKFAIGAVAALGHDVLITLGVFALTGWDFDLTVLAAILAVIGYSLNDSIVVSDRIRENLRKLRGHNPQEVIDISLTETLGRTLITSGTTMLVLLALAIVGGEMIHSFALALLVGVGVGTYSSVYVVANLLLTMNIRQEDLMPPEKEGAELDELP; from the coding sequence ATGACTGAGCAAACCCACATCGTTCGCTTTATGAGCTGGCGCAAGCTGGCGGCGGGCTTGTCGATATTAATGCTGTTAGGCGCTATCGCCTCGTTGACGTTCAAGCAACTCAACTTCGGCCTGGACTTCACCGGTGGTACGCTGATTGAGGTGCTTTACGAGGAGCCTGTGCCCCTTCCCGAGGTGCGGCAAACTCTGGCCAGTGAAGGTTTTGAAGACGCTATCGTGGTCTACTTTGGCTCCGATACCGACGTGCTGGTGCGTTTGCCCCAGGGGCTGAGTCCGTCGTTGGGCGATCAGGTGCTGTCGGCACTGCAAAGCAATGCTGAAGGTGACGTCGAGTTGCTGCGCATTGAATTTGTTGGCCCCCAGGTGGGGGAGGAATTGCGCGAGCAGGGCGGGCTGGCTGTGCTGCTGGCGCTGATGGTGGTGTTGATCTATGTCGCCATGCGCTTTCAGCTCAAATTCGCCATCGGCGCGGTGGCAGCTTTGGGCCACGACGTATTGATTACCTTAGGGGTGTTCGCCCTCACCGGCTGGGACTTCGATCTCACTGTGCTGGCGGCGATCCTGGCGGTTATCGGTTACTCCCTCAATGACTCCATCGTGGTCTCGGACCGAATTCGGGAGAACTTGCGCAAGCTGCGGGGTCACAATCCCCAGGAGGTCATTGATATCTCGCTGACCGAAACGCTGGGGCGTACCTTAATTACCTCGGGTACCACCATGCTGGTGCTGCTGGCCTTGGCCATTGTCGGCGGTGAAATGATCCACAGCTTTGCACTGGCCTTGTTGGTGGGGGTGGGTGTGGGTACCTACTCTTCGGTCTATGTGGTCGCCAACCTGCTGTTGACGATGAACATTCGCCAGGAAGATTTGATGCCCCCAGAAAAAGAAGGCGCGGAGCTGGACGAGCTGCCCTGA
- the suhB gene encoding inositol-1-monophosphatase, which yields MQPMLNIALRAARRAGDLIARAAEQLDRVQVETKGENNFVTEIDRKSEQEILYHLQKAYPDHSFLGEESGQSGNPDSEYQWIIDPIDGTTNFIRGIPHYCISIACLYKGQIEHAVVLDPIRREEFTASRGRGAQLNGRRIRVTMATSLEGTLIGTGIPFKSRSEQHIPAYMKSLEAVASETAGVRRAGSAALDLAYVAAGRLDGFWEIGLSQWDIAAGVLLVREAGGLISDFEGGGSYLETGNIVAGNPKCLKSLLQTVKPHLGNI from the coding sequence ATGCAACCGATGCTCAATATCGCCCTTCGCGCCGCCCGCCGCGCCGGCGACCTGATTGCCCGCGCCGCCGAACAGCTGGACCGCGTGCAAGTGGAAACCAAGGGTGAGAACAATTTTGTCACCGAGATCGACCGCAAGTCGGAACAGGAAATCCTTTACCACCTGCAAAAAGCCTATCCCGACCACAGCTTTCTCGGCGAAGAATCCGGCCAGTCCGGCAATCCTGACAGCGAGTACCAGTGGATCATCGACCCCATCGATGGCACCACCAATTTTATTCGCGGCATTCCCCACTACTGCATTTCCATCGCCTGCCTGTACAAAGGGCAAATCGAACACGCGGTGGTACTGGACCCAATTCGCCGGGAAGAGTTTACGGCCAGCCGCGGACGGGGCGCCCAGCTCAACGGTCGCCGCATCCGGGTCACCATGGCGACCTCGCTGGAAGGCACGCTGATCGGCACTGGCATCCCCTTTAAGTCACGCAGTGAGCAGCACATCCCCGCTTATATGAAGAGCCTGGAGGCAGTGGCCAGTGAGACGGCAGGGGTGCGGCGCGCCGGGTCGGCGGCACTGGACCTGGCCTATGTGGCCGCGGGGCGTCTGGACGGTTTCTGGGAAATCGGCCTGAGCCAATGGGATATCGCTGCAGGTGTGTTGCTGGTGCGGGAAGCCGGCGGCCTGATCAGCGACTTTGAGGGCGGTGGCAGTTACCTGGAGACCGGCAACATCGTCGCCGGCAACCCCAAATGCCTGAAGAGTCTATTGCAGACCGTAAAACCCCACCTCGGCAATATCTAG
- a CDS encoding CTP synthase gives MARFIFVTGGVVSSLGKGIASASLGAILEARGLNVTMLKLDPYINVDPGTMSPFQHGEVFVTEDGAETDLDLGHYERFVRAKMHKGNNFTTGRVYETVLRKERRGDYLGGTVQVIPHVTDEIKRRVIAGAGDADVAIVEIGGTVGDIEGLPFFEAARQLKVELGAKRAMLVHLTLVPYIATAGETKTKPTQHSVKELRSIGLQPDILLCRSDHEVDQSSRQKIALFTNVESRAVIPLPDVDSIYRIPSLLSGEGLDDLVVERFGLECPEADLSEWDDVIEGDLHWDRQVTIAMVGKYMELLDAYKSLNEALKHAGIHTRSKVNVRYIDSETIETEGVGVLDGVDGILVPGGFGNRGVEGKIRTVQYARENRIPYLGICLGMQVAVIEFARNVLGLEGANSSEFAENSPHPVVGLITEWITSEGAVEQRDAGSDLGGTMRLGAQACHLVEGSSARGIYGAETIMERHRHRYEVNNNYVEQLQQAGLRIGGWSGDNSLVEVVEVADHPWFVACQFHPEFTSDPRDGHPLFTGFIEAAMAAAKSQ, from the coding sequence ATGGCGCGATTTATCTTCGTCACAGGCGGTGTTGTTTCTTCCCTCGGCAAGGGCATCGCCTCGGCTTCCCTTGGTGCCATTCTTGAGGCCCGTGGTCTCAATGTCACCATGCTCAAATTAGACCCTTATATCAACGTCGACCCGGGGACCATGAGCCCCTTCCAGCACGGCGAGGTGTTTGTCACCGAAGACGGTGCGGAAACCGACCTCGACCTTGGGCACTACGAACGCTTTGTGCGGGCCAAAATGCACAAAGGCAATAACTTCACTACCGGACGGGTTTACGAGACGGTGCTGCGCAAAGAGCGCCGCGGCGACTACCTGGGCGGTACCGTGCAGGTTATTCCCCACGTTACCGATGAAATTAAACGGCGGGTGATTGCCGGTGCCGGTGATGCCGACGTCGCCATTGTTGAGATTGGCGGCACGGTGGGGGATATCGAGGGCCTGCCGTTCTTTGAGGCCGCCCGTCAGTTGAAGGTGGAGCTGGGCGCCAAGCGCGCCATGCTGGTTCACCTGACCCTGGTGCCCTACATCGCCACCGCCGGCGAGACCAAAACCAAGCCCACCCAGCACTCGGTGAAAGAGCTGCGTTCTATCGGCCTCCAACCCGACATTCTACTGTGCCGCTCCGACCACGAAGTAGACCAGAGCAGCCGCCAGAAAATCGCCCTGTTTACCAACGTCGAGTCCCGGGCGGTAATCCCGCTGCCGGATGTGGACAGTATTTACCGCATTCCCTCGCTGCTCTCCGGTGAGGGCTTGGACGATTTGGTGGTTGAGCGTTTTGGCCTGGAGTGTCCGGAAGCCGACTTGTCCGAATGGGATGACGTGATCGAAGGCGACCTGCACTGGGATCGTCAGGTCACCATCGCGATGGTGGGCAAATACATGGAATTGCTGGACGCCTACAAATCCTTGAATGAGGCGCTTAAACACGCCGGTATTCACACCCGCAGCAAGGTCAATGTCAGGTACATCGATTCAGAGACCATAGAGACTGAAGGGGTTGGCGTACTGGATGGCGTTGACGGCATTCTGGTGCCGGGCGGCTTTGGCAACCGGGGTGTAGAGGGCAAGATCCGCACGGTGCAATACGCCAGGGAAAATCGCATTCCCTACCTGGGCATTTGCCTGGGTATGCAGGTCGCGGTAATCGAATTTGCCCGCAATGTATTGGGGCTTGAGGGAGCTAACAGTAGCGAATTTGCGGAGAACAGTCCGCACCCGGTGGTGGGGCTGATCACAGAATGGATTACCTCCGAGGGGGCCGTGGAGCAGCGCGACGCGGGTTCGGACCTCGGCGGCACCATGCGCTTGGGGGCACAGGCCTGTCATTTGGTTGAGGGTTCCAGCGCCAGAGGGATTTACGGAGCCGAGACAATTATGGAGCGCCACCGCCACCGCTATGAAGTGAATAACAATTACGTTGAGCAACTACAGCAAGCGGGCTTGCGAATCGGTGGCTGGTCAGGGGATAACAGCCTGGTGGAAGTGGTCGAGGTTGCCGACCACCCCTGGTTTGTCGCCTGCCAGTTCCACCCCGAGTTTACCTCTGACCCACGGGACGGCCACCCGCTGTTTACCGGGTTTATTGAGGCGGCGATGGCGGCAGCAAAGTCTCAGTAG
- the kdsA gene encoding 3-deoxy-8-phosphooctulonate synthase, which produces MNTKTVNVSGIDVANDRPFVLFGGMNVLESRDMAMQVAEHYVTVCAELGIPYVFKASFDKANRSSIHSFRGPGMDEGLKIFEEIKQTFKVPVITDVHEVHQAAPVAAVCDVIQLPAFLARQTDLVAAMAATGAAINIKKPQFLSPGQMKNIVEKFAECGNDKIMLCERGSNFGYDNLVVDMLGFRTMQEVSGGAPVIFDVTHALQCRDPMGAASGGRRHQVAELGRAGMAIGLAGLFLEAHPNPDQAKCDGPSALPLDALKPFLSQMKAVDDLIKSLPALQIS; this is translated from the coding sequence ATGAATACCAAAACTGTTAACGTATCCGGCATTGACGTTGCCAATGATCGCCCCTTTGTGTTGTTCGGTGGCATGAATGTGCTGGAATCCCGGGATATGGCCATGCAGGTGGCGGAGCACTATGTAACGGTGTGCGCCGAGCTGGGTATTCCCTATGTGTTTAAAGCGTCTTTTGACAAAGCCAACCGCTCGTCAATTCACTCCTTTCGCGGCCCAGGCATGGATGAAGGGCTGAAGATTTTTGAAGAGATCAAGCAGACCTTTAAGGTGCCGGTGATCACCGACGTGCACGAGGTCCATCAAGCGGCGCCAGTGGCGGCGGTGTGCGACGTGATTCAGCTGCCGGCCTTTCTGGCCCGCCAGACCGATCTGGTGGCGGCGATGGCAGCAACTGGGGCGGCGATCAATATCAAAAAGCCCCAGTTCCTGAGCCCCGGGCAAATGAAAAACATCGTCGAGAAGTTTGCCGAGTGCGGCAACGACAAGATCATGCTCTGCGAGCGGGGCAGCAATTTTGGCTACGACAACCTGGTCGTGGATATGCTGGGTTTTCGCACCATGCAGGAAGTGAGCGGCGGCGCGCCGGTGATCTTTGATGTCACCCACGCCCTACAGTGCCGGGACCCCATGGGCGCGGCCTCCGGTGGCCGTCGTCATCAGGTCGCCGAATTGGGCCGGGCGGGGATGGCCATCGGTTTGGCTGGCCTGTTTTTGGAGGCCCACCCCAACCCTGATCAGGCCAAGTGTGACGGCCCTAGCGCGCTCCCATTAGACGCCCTGAAACCCTTTTTATCGCAAATGAAAGCGGTGGACGATTTGATCAAGTCCCTGCCGGCTTTACAGATTAGTTAG
- the eno gene encoding phosphopyruvate hydratase, protein MAEIVDIKAFEVLDSRGNPTVEADVVLASGAVGSACAPSGASTGSREALELRDGDKSRYLGKGVQKAVANINTTIRDLLIGFDAEDQRGLDKAMIDADGTDNKANLGANAILAVSLAAAKAVAAEKGIPLYQRIAQINGTEGQYTMPVPMMNILNGGEHADNNVDIQEFMIQPVGAETFTEALRVGAEIFHALKKVLVGRGLNTAVGDEGGFAPNLPSNEAALEVIAEAVANAGYTLGEDVTLALDCASSEFYKDGKYKLSGEGKEFDAAGFAAYLDALSQKYPIISIEDGMDESDWDGWQALTELTGDRVQLVGDDLFVTNTEILKRGIDNNIANSILIKFNQIGSLSETLDAINMAKDAGYTAVISHRSGETEDTTIADLAVATSAGQIKTGSLCRSDRVAKYNRLLRIEAELGAAYRGRDEFARQS, encoded by the coding sequence ATGGCGGAAATCGTCGATATCAAAGCCTTTGAAGTCCTGGATTCCCGGGGGAACCCCACAGTAGAGGCCGATGTGGTGCTGGCCTCGGGTGCCGTGGGCTCGGCCTGCGCGCCTTCGGGTGCCTCAACCGGTTCCCGGGAAGCCCTGGAACTGCGGGACGGCGACAAGAGCCGCTACCTGGGCAAGGGTGTGCAAAAGGCGGTGGCCAACATCAATACCACCATCCGCGACCTGCTGATCGGTTTTGATGCCGAAGATCAACGCGGCCTGGATAAGGCGATGATCGATGCCGATGGCACTGACAACAAAGCCAACCTGGGTGCCAACGCCATATTGGCGGTGTCCTTGGCTGCGGCCAAGGCGGTGGCAGCGGAGAAGGGCATTCCTCTTTACCAACGCATTGCCCAAATCAACGGCACCGAAGGTCAGTACACCATGCCGGTGCCGATGATGAATATCCTCAACGGCGGTGAGCACGCCGATAACAACGTCGATATTCAGGAGTTTATGATTCAGCCGGTGGGCGCTGAGACCTTTACCGAGGCCCTGCGGGTGGGCGCCGAAATCTTCCACGCTTTGAAGAAAGTGCTGGTGGGTCGTGGTCTTAACACCGCGGTGGGTGATGAGGGTGGCTTCGCTCCCAACCTGCCTTCCAATGAAGCCGCGCTGGAAGTGATTGCCGAAGCCGTGGCCAACGCCGGCTATACCCTGGGCGAAGACGTGACTCTGGCCCTGGATTGCGCCTCATCGGAGTTTTATAAAGACGGAAAATATAAGCTCAGTGGCGAGGGCAAAGAATTTGACGCCGCCGGCTTTGCCGCCTACCTGGATGCTTTAAGCCAGAAATACCCGATTATTTCTATCGAAGACGGTATGGACGAGAGCGACTGGGACGGCTGGCAGGCGCTGACTGAGCTGACCGGCGACCGGGTGCAGCTGGTGGGTGACGACCTGTTCGTGACCAACACTGAAATCCTCAAGCGGGGCATCGACAACAATATCGCCAACTCCATTTTGATTAAATTCAATCAGATTGGCTCCCTGAGTGAGACCCTGGATGCCATCAACATGGCCAAAGACGCCGGCTACACCGCGGTGATTTCCCACCGTAGCGGCGAAACCGAAGATACCACCATTGCCGATCTGGCGGTGGCGACGTCGGCTGGCCAGATCAAGACTGGCTCGCTGTGCCGTTCTGACCGGGTTGCCAAGTACAACCGCCTGCTGCGCATCGAAGCGGAGTTGGGTGCGGCTTACCGCGGTCGCGACGAGTTCGCACGCCAGAGCTAG
- the ftsB gene encoding cell division protein FtsB, translated as MTRRRLLIVLLIILAVLQWRLWTGRGSFEQVVSLKRDIQEQKQVNRELRQRNERLYGEVRSLKDNLDSIEERARSDLGLIKEGETFYLIIEE; from the coding sequence ATGACTCGCCGCCGACTGTTGATTGTACTGCTGATCATACTGGCCGTCCTGCAGTGGCGGCTTTGGACTGGTCGCGGCAGCTTTGAGCAGGTGGTGAGTCTCAAACGCGATATCCAGGAACAAAAGCAGGTCAATCGCGAGCTGCGCCAGCGCAACGAGCGCTTGTATGGCGAAGTTCGCAGCCTCAAGGACAACCTCGACAGCATCGAAGAACGCGCCCGCAGCGATCTTGGTCTGATCAAAGAGGGCGAAACCTTCTATTTGATTATTGAGGAGTAA
- the ispD gene encoding 2-C-methyl-D-erythritol 4-phosphate cytidylyltransferase, translated as MSRIWAVMPAAGQGSRFGGDCPKQYLPLAGKAIIERSIAAILRCPDLAGLVVALGPADSRFAALTCASDPRVHTVTGGDDRARSVENALDYLSASADPDDWVLVHDAARPCLSWSELEALLSAGGSSSEGALLALPVVDTLKRVDSDGRVVATVERDQLWRAQTPQYFPLFKLRDALRHCRLAGEQVTDEASAMQAVGARPRVVAGSHRNIKITHPEDLALAEGFLRELQQQVQQ; from the coding sequence ATGTCGCGGATATGGGCAGTAATGCCGGCGGCGGGGCAGGGCAGTCGTTTTGGTGGTGATTGCCCCAAGCAGTATCTGCCACTGGCTGGTAAAGCCATTATCGAGCGCAGTATCGCAGCGATATTGCGTTGCCCGGATCTTGCTGGATTGGTCGTTGCGCTGGGCCCAGCGGATAGCCGTTTTGCCGCGTTAACCTGCGCCTCTGACCCCAGAGTCCATACCGTAACGGGCGGCGATGATCGCGCACGCTCGGTGGAAAACGCCCTGGACTATCTCAGTGCAAGCGCGGACCCCGACGACTGGGTTCTGGTTCACGACGCGGCCCGCCCCTGTTTATCCTGGTCCGAGTTGGAGGCGCTACTGTCGGCGGGGGGCTCCTCTTCCGAGGGCGCTTTGCTGGCGCTGCCGGTGGTGGATACCCTCAAGCGGGTGGACAGTGATGGGCGAGTCGTGGCGACCGTTGAGCGGGATCAGCTGTGGCGTGCCCAGACACCGCAGTATTTTCCTCTGTTCAAACTTCGTGATGCACTGCGTCACTGTCGCCTCGCTGGTGAACAGGTTACCGATGAGGCCTCGGCCATGCAGGCAGTGGGAGCCCGGCCCCGCGTCGTGGCCGGTAGCCATCGCAATATTAAGATTACTCACCCCGAGGACTTGGCCCTGGCAGAGGGCTTCCTCCGCGAGCTGCAGCAACAGGTGCAACAATGA
- the ispF gene encoding 2-C-methyl-D-erythritol 2,4-cyclodiphosphate synthase, translated as MPFRIGHGYDVHRLTSGQGIVLGGVSIPCELGLVAHSDGDVALHALCDALLGALALGDIGKHFPDTDPRYAGANSLTLLQHCYQLVCQQGYSLGNADITIAAQAPKLAPHIAAMRQTIADALQVEAAAISVKATTTEKLGFVGRQEGIAVDAVVLLARREPEPGA; from the coding sequence ATGCCTTTTCGTATTGGTCACGGCTACGATGTGCACCGCCTGACATCTGGGCAGGGTATTGTGCTGGGAGGGGTGTCGATACCCTGTGAGCTGGGTTTGGTTGCCCACTCCGATGGCGACGTGGCCTTACACGCACTTTGCGATGCGTTGTTGGGCGCCCTGGCCCTGGGCGATATCGGCAAACACTTTCCCGATACCGACCCCCGTTACGCCGGTGCCAATAGTCTGACTTTGCTGCAACACTGCTACCAATTGGTTTGCCAACAGGGCTATTCTCTGGGTAATGCCGACATCACCATTGCCGCTCAGGCCCCCAAGCTGGCGCCCCATATCGCCGCCATGAGACAAACCATTGCCGACGCTTTGCAGGTTGAGGCCGCAGCGATCAGCGTCAAAGCCACCACCACAGAGAAATTGGGTTTTGTCGGCCGGCAGGAAGGCATTGCCGTCGATGCCGTGGTGCTATTGGCCCGGCGCGAGCCGGAGCCCGGCGCATGA
- the truD gene encoding tRNA pseudouridine(13) synthase TruD: MSAAVSELAKAYPAISLEGDIKQHAEDFVVEELLDIPFSDDGEFDWLWVEKRGQNTDFVARQLARHANLASKAVSYSGMKDRHAVTRQWFCVHTPGKQRLDWQGVAGEGWRVTKALRHRQKLRRGTHSGNRFTLLLRNVKGESDAAGERLETLSREGFPNYFAEQRFGIDGGNLVQCRRWFEGDFSPKRFQRGILLSSARSFLFNEVLSRRVELGCWNSALDEGELFALRDSGSVFSDTVDDGLRQRLQVGDIHPTGPLFGKVGKTTVGETVAQFEDQIIDRHPLLRDGLLRFDASMARRSLRVMPVSLVAEWPARDQLQLSFSLPKGCFATALVRELLTPPVATTQENNST, encoded by the coding sequence ATGAGTGCGGCGGTGAGCGAGTTGGCCAAGGCCTACCCCGCCATCTCGCTGGAAGGCGATATCAAACAGCACGCTGAGGATTTTGTCGTAGAAGAACTGCTGGATATTCCTTTCAGTGACGACGGTGAGTTCGACTGGCTGTGGGTGGAAAAGCGCGGCCAAAATACCGACTTTGTTGCTCGTCAGCTAGCCCGTCACGCCAATCTGGCCAGCAAAGCCGTCAGCTATTCAGGCATGAAGGACCGTCACGCGGTGACGCGGCAGTGGTTCTGCGTTCACACCCCCGGCAAACAGCGACTGGACTGGCAGGGTGTGGCTGGGGAGGGGTGGCGTGTGACAAAGGCTCTGCGTCATCGGCAAAAATTGCGCCGCGGCACCCACAGTGGCAACCGTTTTACCCTGTTGCTTCGCAATGTGAAGGGCGAATCTGACGCCGCCGGTGAGCGGCTGGAGACGCTCTCTCGCGAGGGATTCCCCAATTATTTTGCTGAGCAGCGCTTTGGCATTGACGGCGGCAACCTGGTGCAGTGTCGCCGTTGGTTTGAAGGCGACTTTAGCCCTAAACGCTTTCAGCGCGGTATATTATTGTCTTCAGCGCGGTCGTTTCTGTTTAACGAGGTGTTGAGCCGTCGGGTTGAGCTGGGCTGTTGGAATTCGGCATTGGATGAGGGCGAGTTGTTTGCGTTGCGGGATAGCGGCAGTGTGTTTAGTGATACCGTCGACGACGGGCTGCGCCAGCGACTGCAAGTGGGTGATATTCACCCTACAGGCCCGCTTTTTGGCAAAGTAGGGAAAACCACCGTCGGTGAAACGGTCGCCCAGTTCGAGGACCAGATCATCGACCGCCACCCATTGCTGCGTGACGGTCTGCTTCGTTTTGATGCGTCGATGGCGCGGCGCAGTTTGCGGGTTATGCCCGTGTCGCTGGTGGCCGAATGGCCGGCGAGAGATCAATTACAACTGAGTTTTTCGCTGCCCAAGGGCTGTTTCGCCACCGCGCTTGTGCGAGAATTGTTGACGCCGCCTGTGGCGACGACCCAAGAGAACAATAGCACGTGA
- a CDS encoding protein-L-isoaspartate(D-aspartate) O-methyltransferase: MSRINLQGIGMTSQRTRDRLIERLREKGITSADVLEVMRATPRHIFLDEALSHRAYEDSALPIGFQQTLSQPYIVARMTELLLAEGPRRRVLEVGTGSGYQTAVLAQLVDRVYSVERIRPLQEKARQRLSQLGLRNAHLRHADGGMGWAQRGPYDGILSTAAPEQVPEELLEQLAVGGRLVIPVGAQGKQQQLRVYDRSDTGIVEQVMDSVLFVPLVSGVLS, encoded by the coding sequence GTGAGCAGGATTAATCTTCAAGGCATTGGTATGACTTCCCAGCGGACCCGGGATCGCTTGATTGAGCGCCTGAGGGAGAAAGGGATTACCAGCGCTGACGTGCTGGAGGTGATGCGGGCCACACCCCGGCATATTTTTCTCGACGAAGCCCTCTCTCACCGCGCCTACGAAGACAGCGCCCTCCCCATCGGTTTTCAGCAAACACTCTCTCAACCTTATATCGTGGCGCGAATGACCGAGCTGCTGTTGGCCGAGGGTCCCCGCCGGCGGGTGCTGGAAGTGGGCACGGGCTCGGGCTATCAAACTGCGGTACTGGCCCAGCTGGTGGACCGGGTCTACAGCGTAGAACGCATCCGGCCGCTACAGGAAAAAGCCCGTCAGCGGCTCTCCCAATTGGGCCTGCGCAATGCCCATTTGCGCCACGCAGACGGCGGCATGGGCTGGGCCCAGCGGGGCCCCTACGATGGCATTTTGTCCACTGCGGCACCGGAGCAAGTTCCCGAGGAGCTGCTCGAGCAGCTGGCCGTGGGTGGGCGACTGGTGATCCCGGTGGGGGCTCAGGGCAAGCAGCAGCAGTTACGGGTTTATGACCGCAGCGACACTGGCATCGTTGAACAGGTGATGGACTCAGTGTTGTTTGTCCCCCTTGTCTCCGGCGTGCTGTCGTAA